The proteins below come from a single Methanothermobacter sp. genomic window:
- the xth gene encoding exodeoxyribonuclease III produces the protein MAEIKIISWNVNGLRAVYRKGFLDWFMEEKPDILCLQETKASPEQLPRRLRYVEGYRSFFTPAERKGYSGVAMYTRIPPKSLREGFGVERFDIEGRIQVADFDDFLLYNIYFPNGKMSDERLKYKLEFYDAFLEDVNRERDAGRNTVICGDFNTAHREIDLARPKENSNVSGFLPVERAWIDKFIENGYVDTFRMFNKEPGQYTWWSYRTRARERNVGWRLDYFFVNEEFAKNVKRSWILSEVMGSDHCPIGLEIEV, from the coding sequence ATGGCAGAAATCAAGATAATATCCTGGAACGTTAACGGTCTGAGGGCCGTGTACCGTAAGGGATTCCTTGACTGGTTCATGGAAGAGAAACCAGATATCCTCTGTCTTCAGGAGACCAAGGCGAGTCCCGAACAGCTCCCCAGAAGGTTAAGGTATGTTGAGGGTTACAGGAGTTTCTTCACCCCAGCAGAGAGGAAGGGATACAGTGGAGTCGCCATGTACACAAGGATACCCCCGAAATCCCTCAGGGAGGGCTTTGGTGTGGAGAGATTCGACATTGAGGGCCGCATACAGGTTGCAGATTTTGATGACTTCCTCCTCTACAACATATACTTCCCCAACGGGAAAATGTCAGATGAGAGGTTGAAGTACAAACTTGAATTCTATGACGCATTCCTCGAAGACGTCAACAGGGAACGGGACGCTGGCAGGAACACTGTGATATGCGGTGACTTCAACACAGCCCACAGGGAGATAGACCTGGCAAGGCCAAAGGAGAACAGCAACGTATCAGGGTTTCTACCGGTTGAAAGGGCCTGGATAGACAAATTCATTGAAAACGGGTACGTTGACACATTCAGGATGTTCAACAAGGAGCCAGGCCAGTACACATGGTGGAGTTACAGGACCAGGGCCCGTGAGAGAAACGTGGGATGGAGACTCGACTACTTCTTTGTGAATGAGGAGTTCGCAAAGAACGTTAAAAGGTCATGGATACTCTCAGAGGTGATGGGATCAGACCACTGCCCAATAGGACTTGAGATAGAGGTCTAA
- a CDS encoding YifB family Mg chelatase-like AAA ATPase: MNCDDYYHDENMVELFEELKQPKTLEELGLSYFFVRDLVLKILLIYGTVKTQRVTDITGIHLDILEDVLGQMEKDGFCAPVGGSFLFSSVEYTLTKRGVEKARLVMEENPYIGMAPVPYERYFELMDEQLRNRFPIKIPPEVIERTFRDVVGLSYAKECLVESCTIGKGLFVYGAPGTGKTFIISKASDLLPPLVIPRFIEFSGRVIQIYDPDFHKPCPEEPDDPRWIKIHAPFVFTGSELSLNELETTYNMNKGVYETSPLIKANGGVLLIDDLGRQRDDHEVILNRLIVPLENKKDVIYIRGVPVIFHTHFIPAFSTNLDVSIMDEAHLRRAPLHIFLRNPPVENVAEVFRRNLDATGEDYDEEVLERIRMVYTPVADGGEGLQPSYAHARDLAQIAQAVRINMEKERIDLEVIERALDKHVLIALQRMDIDISQVHHSVRTFRVVTPKPESAERVLKLYGALTVALEDGGVLADFEDSISPSQLLAHLQGEGLSVGRVEVVAETKREIKKAILEYSG, translated from the coding sequence ATGAACTGTGATGACTACTACCACGATGAAAACATGGTTGAACTCTTTGAGGAGCTGAAACAGCCAAAGACACTTGAGGAACTGGGTTTATCCTACTTCTTTGTGAGGGACCTTGTTTTGAAGATTCTTTTAATATACGGAACGGTTAAAACCCAGAGAGTAACTGATATTACCGGTATACACCTGGATATACTTGAGGATGTCCTCGGCCAGATGGAGAAGGATGGTTTCTGCGCCCCGGTGGGTGGAAGCTTCCTATTCTCCAGTGTGGAGTATACACTGACAAAGAGGGGAGTTGAGAAGGCCCGCCTTGTAATGGAGGAAAACCCTTATATTGGAATGGCTCCGGTACCCTATGAGAGATACTTTGAGCTGATGGATGAACAGTTAAGGAACCGTTTCCCAATAAAGATACCCCCGGAGGTTATTGAAAGGACCTTCAGGGACGTTGTTGGATTATCATATGCAAAGGAATGTCTTGTTGAGTCATGCACCATTGGTAAGGGGCTTTTTGTTTATGGTGCTCCGGGAACAGGTAAAACCTTCATCATAAGCAAGGCATCGGACCTTCTACCCCCCCTTGTGATCCCCCGCTTTATAGAGTTCAGCGGGAGGGTTATACAGATATATGACCCTGACTTCCACAAGCCATGTCCTGAGGAACCGGATGATCCCCGCTGGATAAAGATACACGCCCCATTCGTTTTCACAGGTTCTGAACTGAGCCTCAATGAACTTGAGACGACCTACAATATGAATAAGGGTGTATATGAGACCTCACCCCTGATAAAGGCCAACGGTGGAGTGCTTCTCATTGACGACCTTGGAAGGCAGAGGGATGACCATGAGGTGATCCTCAACCGTCTCATAGTGCCCCTTGAGAACAAGAAGGATGTCATATACATAAGGGGGGTTCCTGTTATATTCCATACCCACTTCATCCCTGCATTCTCAACCAACCTTGATGTGAGCATAATGGATGAGGCGCACCTCAGGAGGGCGCCTCTCCACATATTCCTCAGAAACCCCCCTGTTGAAAATGTTGCGGAGGTATTCAGGCGCAACCTTGATGCCACAGGCGAGGATTACGATGAAGAGGTCCTTGAAAGGATTAGGATGGTATACACTCCAGTCGCCGATGGCGGCGAGGGGCTGCAGCCAAGTTATGCCCATGCCCGTGACCTTGCACAGATTGCCCAGGCAGTTAGGATAAACATGGAGAAGGAGAGGATTGACCTTGAGGTCATTGAAAGGGCCCTTGATAAGCATGTCCTCATAGCACTCCAGAGGATGGATATCGATATCAGTCAGGTGCATCACAGTGTAAGGACATTCCGTGTTGTGACCCCCAAACCCGAGAGTGCCGAAAGGGTGCTTAAACTCTACGGTGCCCTCACGGTTGCACTGGAGGATGGGGGTGTTCTAGCGGACTTTGAGGACTCAATAAGCCCTTCACAGCTTCTGGCCCATCTGCAGGGTGAGGGTCTTTCTGTGGGAAGGGTTGAGGTGGTGGCTGAAACCAAACGTGAAATCAAGAAGGCCATACTGGAATACAGTGGATGA
- a CDS encoding TIGR02253 family HAD-type hydrolase has translation MLKAVFFDIDDTLYDTSGFARLARKAALNVMIDAGLPLTQEEAYKLLREIIAEKGSNYDKHFNVLTKTVFGEEKPLLIALGMITYHNVKFALLRPFPNTTSTLIHLKSKGYRLGVISNGITIKQWEKLIRLGIHHFFDEVVTSDEVGFEKPNIRIFEEALRRMGCKPERSIMVGNKFNEDILGATNAGMSAILVNSELTDEERDLIKKRGLDVTVIDDISELKEIL, from the coding sequence ATGCTGAAGGCGGTTTTCTTTGATATTGATGACACGCTCTATGACACATCAGGATTTGCCAGACTTGCAAGAAAGGCTGCCCTGAATGTGATGATAGACGCCGGGTTACCTCTGACACAGGAGGAGGCATACAAACTTCTGAGGGAGATAATCGCTGAGAAGGGATCAAACTATGATAAACATTTCAATGTGCTCACAAAGACGGTTTTCGGTGAGGAAAAACCCCTTCTCATTGCCCTTGGAATGATAACATACCACAACGTTAAGTTCGCACTTCTCCGGCCATTCCCCAATACAACATCAACGCTCATACACCTAAAGAGCAAAGGATACAGGCTGGGGGTCATATCCAACGGTATAACAATAAAGCAGTGGGAGAAACTGATAAGGCTGGGGATACACCACTTCTTCGATGAGGTTGTCACCTCAGATGAGGTTGGCTTTGAGAAACCAAACATCAGGATCTTTGAAGAAGCCCTCAGAAGGATGGGCTGCAAACCTGAAAGGTCCATCATGGTGGGGAACAAATTCAATGAGGACATACTGGGGGCAACCAACGCGGGAATGTCAGCCATACTCGTCAACTCAGAGCTTACAGATGAAGAACGGGATCTCATTAAAAAGAGGGGCCTTGATGTTACAGTCATCGATGACATCAGCGAACTTAAGGAGATTCTCTAG
- the polB2 gene encoding DNA polymerase PolB subunit 2, producing MSDNLEAEILSQVERFLEYINSTLPEGMELEFEGFYRRGFFVTKKRYALIEDDTIVAKGLELVRRDWAPIAKKTQQKVLMAILRDGSPKKAKKIIRDVVRRIRGGEVELDDLAIHTQITRDLSEYKQIGPHVIAAKRSLERGRRIERGSIIRYIIVKGRGPISQRAFPLEDAEGMEYDPDYYIENQVMAAVSRIMSSLGYSTEDINSLSCGERQSSLDAFF from the coding sequence ATGTCAGATAACCTTGAGGCTGAGATACTATCCCAGGTGGAAAGGTTCCTCGAATACATCAACAGCACCCTGCCTGAGGGTATGGAGCTGGAATTTGAGGGCTTTTACAGGAGGGGCTTCTTCGTAACAAAAAAGAGGTACGCCTTAATAGAGGATGACACGATTGTTGCAAAGGGCCTTGAACTTGTGAGGCGTGACTGGGCACCGATAGCTAAAAAAACCCAGCAAAAGGTTTTAATGGCCATTCTAAGAGACGGATCCCCTAAGAAGGCAAAAAAAATAATAAGGGATGTTGTAAGGCGCATAAGGGGCGGCGAAGTGGAACTGGATGACCTTGCAATCCACACCCAGATAACAAGGGACCTATCTGAGTACAAACAGATAGGCCCACATGTCATCGCCGCAAAACGATCCCTTGAGAGGGGAAGGCGCATTGAGAGGGGCTCCATAATCAGGTATATCATAGTTAAGGGAAGGGGCCCCATAAGTCAGAGGGCCTTCCCACTTGAGGATGCTGAGGGAATGGAGTACGACCCGGACTATTACATTGAAAACCAGGTTATGGCTGCGGTATCAAGAATAATGTCATCTCTCGGCTACTCCACAGAGGATATAAATTCTCTCTCATGTGGCGAAAGGCAGAGCAGTCTCGACGCCTTTTTCTAA
- a CDS encoding 30S ribosomal protein S8e has product MAIWQGKSMKKPSGGRAKMNRGKRKYELGREPAETKIGDRRVRMIRTRGGNTKVRLAADTKINVVDPETGKVEVAEIRNVVENAANPHFVRRNIITKGAVVETSLGNARVTSRPGQDGVINGVLIKE; this is encoded by the coding sequence ATGGCAATATGGCAAGGTAAATCAATGAAGAAACCAAGCGGTGGAAGAGCCAAGATGAACCGCGGAAAGAGGAAATACGAACTTGGAAGGGAACCCGCCGAGACAAAGATCGGTGACAGGCGTGTTAGGATGATAAGAACACGTGGGGGCAACACCAAGGTCAGGCTCGCTGCAGATACCAAGATAAACGTTGTTGACCCTGAAACAGGTAAAGTTGAGGTTGCAGAGATAAGAAATGTTGTTGAGAACGCAGCAAACCCCCACTTTGTGAGGAGGAACATCATAACAAAGGGTGCTGTTGTTGAAACCAGTCTTGGAAACGCTAGGGTCACATCCAGGCCCGGCCAGGACGGTGTAATAAACGGAGTACTTATAAAGGAATAG
- the hypE gene encoding hydrogenase expression/formation protein HypE — MKIGMSHGAGGEVMQDLISNIILSNIHNTRVNGGVGLEDLDDGASIPLGDYEIVMSTDGHTVDPLFFPGGDIGKISIAGTVNDISVMGARPLAIASAMILSEGFPGEDLERIVQSMDAVSRETGVSIVTGDTKVMERGKLDRMVITTTGIGVVKRGEIIRDSGLRPGDKIILTGSVGDHGMALMAFREGFGFDTDLESDVAPVWGMVEAALEVGGVTAMKDPTRGGIANALNELADKSGVGMVIDEDMIPVREEVRAVSEMLGIDPYEVANEGKVIMGVDPEYAEDVLRAVRKAPYGENARIIGEANQDRHVILETSLGGRRILEAPVADPVPRVC; from the coding sequence ATGAAGATCGGCATGTCCCATGGTGCAGGCGGAGAAGTCATGCAGGACCTCATATCAAACATAATACTATCCAATATCCATAACACAAGGGTTAACGGCGGAGTTGGCCTCGAGGACCTTGACGACGGTGCAAGCATACCCCTCGGCGACTATGAGATAGTTATGAGTACCGATGGCCACACAGTCGACCCCCTCTTCTTCCCAGGCGGTGACATAGGCAAGATATCGATTGCAGGTACAGTCAACGACATATCAGTTATGGGTGCAAGGCCCCTTGCAATTGCAAGTGCAATGATCCTCAGCGAGGGATTCCCTGGCGAGGATCTTGAGAGGATCGTGCAGTCAATGGACGCTGTCTCCAGGGAGACCGGTGTATCAATAGTCACCGGGGACACCAAGGTCATGGAGAGGGGTAAACTGGACAGGATGGTCATAACAACCACGGGTATAGGTGTTGTGAAGCGTGGTGAGATAATAAGGGACTCAGGACTGAGGCCCGGTGATAAGATCATACTCACAGGCAGCGTAGGGGACCATGGTATGGCACTCATGGCCTTCCGTGAGGGTTTTGGATTCGACACCGACCTTGAATCGGATGTTGCCCCGGTATGGGGTATGGTTGAGGCGGCCCTTGAGGTTGGTGGTGTTACCGCAATGAAGGACCCCACAAGGGGCGGTATAGCAAATGCCCTCAACGAACTCGCAGATAAATCAGGTGTTGGGATGGTTATTGATGAGGACATGATCCCTGTGAGGGAGGAGGTGAGGGCTGTGTCTGAGATGCTGGGCATCGACCCCTATGAGGTTGCCAATGAGGGCAAGGTCATCATGGGTGTCGACCCTGAATACGCCGAGGATGTCCTCAGAGCCGTGAGGAAGGCACCATACGGTGAAAACGCAAGGATAATAGGTGAAGCGAATCAGGACCGGCATGTGATCCTTGAAACAAGCCTTGGCGGCAGGAGGATACTCGAGGCTCCTGTTGCTGATCCCGTTCCTAGGGTGTGCTGA
- a CDS encoding RDD family protein produces MELKKKRLYAFLVDFLVVTGVMYLLTVLVYPLALLLNIFSIYNYWLLLLGIITILYFSYLEYHGGTVGKRMMGLHVISEEDELRWQQLVIRNLSRILWFPLILDVILGRSRNRLRLLDAIAGTRVVSAEENE; encoded by the coding sequence ATGGAACTTAAGAAGAAGCGACTCTATGCATTTTTAGTGGATTTCCTTGTGGTTACAGGAGTGATGTACCTCTTAACAGTCCTTGTTTATCCATTAGCACTTCTCCTGAACATTTTCTCAATCTATAACTACTGGCTCCTCCTCCTCGGCATCATAACCATTCTTTATTTCAGTTACCTTGAGTATCATGGAGGAACAGTGGGTAAGAGGATGATGGGCCTTCACGTAATATCAGAGGAGGATGAACTCAGGTGGCAGCAGCTTGTCATAAGGAACCTTTCAAGGATACTCTGGTTCCCCCTCATTCTGGACGTTATCCTGGGACGCTCCAGGAATCGCCTGAGATTACTCGACGCCATTGCAGGTACACGGGTTGTCAGTGCAGAGGAAAATGAATAG
- a CDS encoding 5-formyltetrahydrofolate cyclo-ligase, protein MDKNVVRERMWKLLYDSGVSRRPHGRIPDFQGSVAAAERLSRTIEWERACVVFSSPDSAQRPVRKLALDDGKDLVMPTPKIKDGYLLIPADVPDADAASTIRGAYRYGSFISRFPEVDLVVEGSVAVDLEGNRLGKGGGYGDREISELRGQGAIGEDTPIATTVHELQIIESVPVENHDEKINMIVTPMRIIRLFLDEKIPRVF, encoded by the coding sequence ATGGATAAGAATGTGGTCAGAGAGAGGATGTGGAAACTCCTGTATGATAGTGGCGTAAGTAGACGTCCCCACGGCCGTATACCTGACTTTCAGGGGTCAGTTGCAGCCGCAGAAAGACTTTCAAGAACCATTGAATGGGAAAGAGCATGTGTTGTATTCTCATCCCCTGATTCTGCCCAGCGCCCCGTGCGAAAACTGGCCCTTGATGATGGAAAGGACCTTGTAATGCCCACACCAAAGATAAAAGATGGTTACCTTTTAATCCCGGCGGATGTCCCTGATGCTGATGCTGCATCAACCATAAGGGGAGCCTACAGGTATGGCTCATTCATCAGCAGATTCCCAGAGGTTGATCTTGTTGTTGAGGGATCAGTTGCCGTTGACCTGGAGGGAAACCGCCTCGGTAAGGGGGGAGGATACGGTGACAGGGAGATATCTGAACTCAGGGGGCAGGGGGCCATAGGAGAAGACACCCCCATAGCCACAACGGTACATGAGCTGCAGATCATTGAAAGTGTCCCTGTTGAGAACCACGATGAAAAGATAAACATGATAGTGACACCCATGCGTATTATAAGGCTCTTTCTCGATGAAAAAATCCCACGAGTCTTCTGA
- a CDS encoding DEAD/DEAH box helicase: MKELKFSEFDISGEINRALDDMGFEGTTPIQALTLPITLDGMDVVGEAQTGTGKTAAFAIPLLENLEPERVPQALVICPTRELCLQVTDEIRRIGKYLNVRVLAVYGGQGIGGQIAELRRGVHVIVATPGRLIDHIDRGTVDLVGISTVVLDEADEMLNMGFIEDIERILSHVPERRQTLLFSATISKPVLRIAERYMRNPQILRVEKKHGPRIDEFYFKTREEDKVELLDWILTSNDIGMGLIFCNTKRRVQRLRKQLGRMGYSVDEIHGDLSQSKRERVMERFRKGRFNLLIATDVAARGIHVPDVEVVVNYDLPFENEYYVHRIGRTGRAGSSGKSFTLVVGREVHKLRRIQSFTGKRIKKSSMPSPREIRRSYEEDLVEVLRRNLNSKSYSDSKLLENLVSEGYSFRDISHALLDVLESSK, encoded by the coding sequence ATGAAAGAATTGAAATTCAGTGAATTTGATATCTCAGGGGAAATTAATAGGGCCCTTGATGATATGGGATTTGAGGGTACAACCCCAATCCAGGCACTTACATTACCTATTACACTTGATGGTATGGATGTTGTTGGCGAGGCCCAGACCGGAACCGGAAAAACCGCAGCCTTTGCCATACCACTGCTTGAGAACCTTGAACCAGAGAGGGTCCCCCAGGCACTTGTGATCTGCCCGACCCGTGAACTCTGTCTGCAGGTCACCGATGAGATAAGGAGGATAGGTAAGTACCTTAATGTGAGGGTGCTTGCGGTGTATGGTGGCCAGGGTATTGGAGGTCAGATAGCTGAGCTCAGGAGGGGCGTCCATGTTATCGTCGCAACACCAGGAAGGCTCATAGATCATATTGATAGGGGTACTGTGGACCTTGTAGGCATATCCACGGTCGTGCTTGATGAGGCAGATGAGATGCTCAACATGGGCTTCATAGAGGACATAGAAAGGATACTATCCCACGTACCTGAAAGGAGACAGACCCTCCTGTTCTCTGCAACCATCTCAAAGCCGGTACTAAGGATCGCTGAGAGGTATATGAGGAACCCCCAGATCCTCCGTGTTGAGAAAAAACACGGCCCAAGGATAGATGAATTCTATTTCAAAACCAGGGAGGAGGACAAGGTTGAGCTCCTTGACTGGATACTGACATCTAATGACATAGGAATGGGCCTCATATTCTGCAACACCAAAAGGAGGGTTCAGAGGCTCAGAAAGCAGCTTGGCCGTATGGGTTACTCTGTGGATGAAATTCATGGGGACCTATCACAGTCAAAGCGTGAACGTGTCATGGAACGCTTCAGGAAGGGAAGGTTCAACCTTCTCATTGCAACTGATGTTGCTGCACGGGGTATACATGTGCCCGATGTGGAGGTCGTTGTGAACTATGATCTCCCATTCGAGAACGAGTACTATGTTCACAGGATAGGGCGTACCGGGCGTGCCGGTTCAAGTGGAAAATCCTTCACACTTGTTGTTGGAAGGGAGGTTCACAAGTTAAGGCGAATCCAGTCCTTCACAGGTAAAAGGATAAAGAAGAGCAGCATGCCATCCCCACGGGAGATAAGGAGGAGTTACGAGGAGGACCTTGTTGAGGTGCTCCGGAGGAACCTTAACTCCAAGAGTTACAGTGACTCCAAGCTCCTGGAAAACCTTGTAAGTGAGGGTTACAGTTTCAGGGATATCTCACATGCCCTTTTGGATGTTCTGGAATCCTCAAAGTAG
- a CDS encoding energy-coupling factor ABC transporter permease, which yields MHIPDGIMPLWQSAVYWAVALVNIGIFFYIFSKKPGKEKRIAGTGLFAAAATVASSISVPSPFGVPVHFFLIPLAAIILGPLTAVMVAVLCLLVQFFILGMGGITSMGANILTMGIGLGIGTYGVYRVLSELDRGLAVFSATFLGIMIATAFHIMILLAAGIAGPEMLMSTLIPFYIFVGVVEGTASMFIFLFLERMKPELIAMEKV from the coding sequence GTGCACATACCCGATGGAATCATGCCACTGTGGCAGTCTGCAGTTTACTGGGCTGTTGCACTCGTGAACATTGGCATTTTCTTCTACATATTCTCAAAGAAACCCGGAAAGGAAAAAAGGATAGCTGGAACAGGACTTTTTGCAGCCGCAGCGACGGTTGCATCATCCATATCTGTACCATCACCCTTCGGTGTCCCGGTGCATTTCTTCCTGATACCCCTCGCCGCCATAATACTCGGCCCCCTCACGGCGGTTATGGTTGCGGTGCTCTGCCTCCTCGTCCAGTTCTTCATACTTGGAATGGGGGGGATAACCAGTATGGGGGCCAATATACTGACAATGGGTATCGGCCTTGGAATCGGAACCTATGGAGTCTACAGGGTTCTAAGTGAACTTGACAGGGGCCTTGCTGTATTCTCAGCCACCTTCCTGGGCATAATGATTGCAACCGCATTCCACATCATGATACTCCTGGCAGCGGGTATTGCGGGCCCTGAAATGCTCATGTCAACACTCATACCCTTCTACATATTCGTGGGTGTTGTGGAGGGTACTGCAAGCATGTTCATATTCTTATTCCTTGAGAGGATGAAACCTGAGCTCATTGCAATGGAAAAGGTCTAG
- a CDS encoding CDGSH iron-sulfur domain-containing protein: MRIKVLKDGPYLVEGSVPLYEEVIVTDEDGHTREFVKRRKFPLKERYLLCRCGASKNKPYCDGTHTEVGFDGTETASRKPYIERATVFRAGDFELTDVPELCDHSRFCLRAGGIRELLRKGDTESIQIAIEEAMICPSGRLVLWDRRTGKPYERDYEKSIVVVHDKQKKCEGPLWVRGGIKIESADGREYETRNRVTLCRCGLSENKPFCDGSHWMSAEEKLEFKRKWGIE; encoded by the coding sequence ATGAGAATAAAGGTTCTTAAGGACGGACCATACCTTGTGGAGGGGTCGGTACCCCTCTATGAGGAGGTAATTGTAACAGATGAGGATGGACACACGAGGGAATTTGTTAAGAGAAGAAAGTTCCCGCTGAAGGAGAGGTACCTCCTCTGTCGCTGTGGCGCATCAAAGAACAAACCCTACTGTGATGGAACACACACCGAGGTGGGCTTTGATGGTACCGAAACAGCATCAAGGAAGCCCTATATTGAAAGGGCGACTGTGTTCAGGGCGGGGGACTTTGAACTCACCGATGTACCTGAACTGTGCGACCATTCAAGGTTCTGCCTAAGGGCGGGGGGTATAAGGGAACTCCTCAGGAAGGGTGACACCGAGAGCATACAGATCGCCATTGAGGAGGCGATGATCTGCCCATCAGGGAGACTAGTTCTCTGGGACAGGAGGACAGGGAAACCCTATGAAAGGGACTATGAAAAATCAATAGTGGTTGTCCATGATAAACAGAAAAAATGTGAGGGGCCACTATGGGTGAGGGGAGGTATAAAAATAGAATCCGCCGATGGGAGGGAGTATGAGACCAGAAACAGGGTCACCCTCTGCCGGTGCGGTTTATCTGAGAATAAACCATTCTGTGATGGCAGCCACTGGATGAGTGCAGAGGAGAAACTTGAATTTAAGAGGAAGTGGGGTATTGAGTAG
- a CDS encoding MFS transporter, with product MPFGRLSEIYGIKRLFISGNIIFITASVLCAMAHDATSIILFRAFQGIGASMVLVTRLSLISMVFPASERGRAIGVNTATIDMGLFAGPILGGFLAETMGWESIFLFMVPVGILVILISLSRIDEEWMAGGSRKFDLEGSLTYCTSLLFIQGFSTLASVKGLLLLVLSFLAFSLFIKTETQVRNPLFNVELFKNRRFFFSSLEALVVFTSKFAVSPLLSYHLQYVRGLSPSASGLILIVQPLMMALIAPLAGRMADMVRPHILTSAGMVLIFTALMGFATLDTDTPETAVIRGLMLLGTGMGLFSSPNTTKIMCSVKRDHAGVASTTVTSMRLIGQAFSMGTVTLVFTFLMGSVSVSPAHYKLLMESTRICFLLFGIICFIGFSAARTCRNGY from the coding sequence TTGCCATTTGGAAGGTTATCTGAGATATATGGGATAAAGAGGCTCTTCATTTCAGGTAACATCATATTCATCACAGCGTCAGTTCTCTGTGCAATGGCACATGATGCAACCTCAATCATCCTGTTCAGGGCATTTCAGGGAATAGGGGCCTCCATGGTACTGGTAACAAGGCTTTCCCTCATATCAATGGTGTTTCCTGCATCTGAGCGTGGCAGGGCCATAGGTGTGAATACAGCGACAATAGATATGGGTCTCTTCGCTGGTCCCATCCTGGGAGGTTTCCTGGCAGAGACCATGGGGTGGGAGTCCATATTCCTATTCATGGTTCCAGTGGGGATCCTTGTTATACTCATCTCACTATCTAGAATTGATGAGGAGTGGATGGCTGGTGGAAGCAGAAAGTTTGATCTTGAGGGGTCACTCACCTACTGCACATCACTTCTCTTCATTCAGGGATTCTCAACACTTGCAAGTGTGAAGGGGCTTCTACTCCTTGTTCTAAGTTTCCTGGCGTTTTCTCTCTTCATCAAGACAGAAACGCAGGTAAGGAACCCTCTCTTTAATGTTGAGTTATTCAAGAATAGGAGATTTTTCTTTTCATCCCTTGAAGCCCTGGTGGTATTCACATCAAAATTTGCGGTTTCCCCGCTTCTCAGCTACCACCTCCAGTACGTCAGGGGACTCAGCCCATCTGCCAGTGGACTTATACTTATAGTTCAACCCCTCATGATGGCCCTGATTGCCCCCCTTGCAGGGAGGATGGCCGATATGGTGAGGCCTCATATTCTGACATCAGCGGGTATGGTGCTTATCTTCACGGCACTCATGGGATTTGCAACACTGGACACTGATACACCGGAAACAGCAGTAATAAGGGGACTCATGCTACTAGGAACAGGTATGGGACTTTTCTCATCCCCGAATACAACAAAGATTATGTGTTCAGTTAAAAGGGATCATGCTGGGGTGGCATCTACCACCGTGACCTCCATGCGCCTCATCGGCCAGGCCTTCAGTATGGGTACAGTGACACTCGTCTTCACTTTCCTGATGGGTAGTGTTTCAGTATCCCCCGCACATTACAAGCTCCTCATGGAAAGCACAAGGATATGCTTCCTTTTATTTGGTATCATCTGTTTCATAGGTTTTTCTGCTGCAAGAACCTGTAGAAACGGTTATTAA